The genome window CATCGGGAACTATATGACCAAAATTGAATACGTAAATGCTTGATGTTGTAACGTCAGTTTACGTCAGGTGCAGGAACGCACCTAACTGATGTTAAGACGAGATTTATCAGGATCGATAAAACGTCTCAACCAACGTTTTTGTGGACACTACTTTTTAGGACTTAATGAGATGAAAAAGACTATCATCGCAGTAGCTGTGGCAGCAGCTGCCCTTACAACAGGTGCTAACGCAGCTGAAGTTTATAACGCAGACGGAACCTCTCTTTCTATTGGTGGTCGCGTAGAAGCGCGTCTTCAATTACAAGATAGTGACGCCAACGATCGCACACGAGCTCGTCTTAACTTTGAAGGCACACACCAAGTTAATGACAAACTTTACGGTCTAGCCAAATTTGAAACAGAATGGGCCAAAGAAGAACATAACGGTCAACTTGATTCTAACAGTACAGAGATTAAAACGCGTTACCTATACGCAGGTCTTGGTATGGATGCAGGTGAAATTACTTACGGTCAACAAGATGGCGCTTTGGTTCATTTGACCAACTTCACCGATATCATGTCAACATGGGGTAAAGCCGCTTCTGTTGATTATTCTGGTAACATTGTTGATGGTGGCCCTAATGCTGATCAGTCGACACCTGATGAATATAACTCTCTAGCAGGCCGTACCGATAACTACCTAGCTTACAATGCACAATTTGATTCATTAGGCGTCAGCGCTGGCTATCGCTTTGCTGATGGCCAAGACAGTGCCGATAACAACAGCCGTG of Vibrio zhugei contains these proteins:
- a CDS encoding porin, which codes for MKKTIIAVAVAAAALTTGANAAEVYNADGTSLSIGGRVEARLQLQDSDANDRTRARLNFEGTHQVNDKLYGLAKFETEWAKEEHNGQLDSNSTEIKTRYLYAGLGMDAGEITYGQQDGALVHLTNFTDIMSTWGKAASVDYSGNIVDGGPNADQSTPDEYNSLAGRTDNYLAYNAQFDSLGVSAGYRFADGQDSADNNSRVDNGQDGYALALTYGIADTGVVVGGGYSEQNDNEQAMVTTAFTYDALYLAALYTHIDYDDNQVHNYKGYEFAAAYTIDKTKLVATYNKGERKDDTVDALAAEVNYFFTPTFFGYVGYKWNLLDDSDKKSLTSDDGMLHNVNKQDQAMAGLQYRF